The Nitratidesulfovibrio sp. SRB-5 genome includes a window with the following:
- a CDS encoding ABC transporter substrate-binding protein, whose protein sequence is MLQMKRWFGFAAAVMALLAMAATALAAEVKPLNTTWQAEHETFVPWYAKQQGWDKAAGFDFKMHMFDSGMAQIEALPAKQWVVGGTGGVPMMFGALRQNAYLIAIANDESVTNAVLVRPDSPILKTKGFNPKHPDVFGTPESVKGKTILATTISSGHYAMSLWLKALGLTDKDVTIKNMDPAQCVAAFEKGIGDAVVLWAPQMYNGLKKGWKVASDVKTAGGFVPIVLIGDKEYCDKNPEEVARFLKVYFQGIDALRSEGVKLAPEYARFLKWAGLNMSEEEAKMDLELHPVFTLQEQLKMFDASAGESQVQAWQKDLVKFFTELGKLKPAEGEKLLTGYYITDKFLKLVPTVK, encoded by the coding sequence ATGCTCCAGATGAAACGTTGGTTTGGATTTGCGGCTGCCGTGATGGCCCTTCTTGCCATGGCGGCGACGGCCCTTGCCGCCGAGGTGAAGCCCCTGAACACGACCTGGCAGGCGGAGCACGAAACCTTCGTGCCCTGGTATGCCAAGCAGCAGGGCTGGGACAAGGCCGCCGGTTTCGACTTCAAGATGCATATGTTCGATTCGGGCATGGCCCAGATCGAGGCCCTGCCCGCCAAGCAGTGGGTTGTAGGCGGCACGGGCGGCGTACCCATGATGTTCGGCGCGCTGCGCCAGAACGCCTACCTCATCGCCATCGCCAACGATGAATCGGTGACCAACGCGGTGCTGGTGCGCCCGGACAGCCCCATCCTGAAGACCAAGGGCTTCAATCCCAAGCATCCCGACGTGTTCGGCACGCCTGAAAGCGTCAAGGGCAAGACCATCCTGGCCACCACCATTTCGTCCGGCCACTACGCCATGAGCCTGTGGCTGAAGGCCCTGGGCCTGACCGACAAGGACGTCACCATCAAGAACATGGACCCCGCCCAGTGCGTGGCCGCGTTCGAAAAGGGCATCGGCGACGCGGTCGTGCTGTGGGCGCCGCAGATGTACAACGGTCTCAAGAAGGGCTGGAAGGTCGCCTCCGACGTCAAGACGGCGGGCGGATTCGTGCCCATCGTGCTCATCGGCGACAAGGAATACTGCGACAAGAATCCCGAAGAAGTGGCGCGCTTCCTCAAGGTGTACTTCCAGGGCATCGACGCGCTGCGCTCCGAAGGCGTGAAGCTGGCCCCCGAATACGCCCGCTTCCTCAAGTGGGCCGGGCTGAACATGTCCGAGGAAGAAGCGAAGATGGACCTGGAACTGCACCCGGTGTTCACCTTGCAGGAACAGCTGAAGATGTTCGACGCCTCCGCCGGTGAAAGCCAGGTGCAGGCATGGCAGAAGGACCTGGTGAAGTTCTTTACCGAACTCGGCAAGCTGAAGCCCGCCGAAGGCGAAAAGCTGCTGACCGGCTACTACATCACCGACAAGTTCCTGAAGCTGGTGCCCACCGTGAAGTAA
- a CDS encoding ABC transporter ATP-binding protein has product MQDAARPRTKIEVCNLTKRFGELLVLDDISFSVAEGEFVAIVGPTGCGKTTFLNALSCLLPASNGQILIDGTPADPKRHNISYVFQEPTCLPWRTVRENVAYGMEVKGRPRKEIDERLDHILDMVGLTQCASLYPNQISASMQQRIAVSRAFAVDPDLLLMDEPYGQLDVKLRFYLEDELVNLWRKLRSTVLFITHNIEEAVYVSERILVLSNKPTRIKAEVKVDLPRPRDFMDPEFVRIREHVTNLIRWW; this is encoded by the coding sequence GTGCAAGACGCCGCCAGACCACGAACCAAGATCGAAGTATGCAATCTCACCAAGCGGTTCGGTGAACTGCTGGTTCTCGACGACATCTCCTTCTCGGTGGCCGAGGGCGAGTTCGTGGCCATCGTCGGCCCCACGGGCTGCGGCAAGACCACCTTCCTCAATGCCCTGTCCTGCCTGCTGCCCGCATCCAACGGACAGATCCTCATCGACGGCACCCCCGCCGACCCCAAGCGCCACAACATCTCCTACGTCTTCCAGGAACCCACCTGCCTGCCCTGGCGCACCGTGCGCGAAAACGTGGCCTACGGCATGGAGGTCAAGGGACGCCCCCGGAAGGAGATCGACGAGCGGCTCGACCACATCCTGGACATGGTGGGGCTGACCCAGTGCGCAAGCCTGTACCCCAACCAGATATCCGCCAGCATGCAGCAGCGCATCGCGGTTTCGCGCGCGTTCGCCGTGGACCCCGACCTGCTGCTGATGGACGAGCCCTACGGCCAGCTGGACGTGAAGCTGCGGTTCTACCTGGAGGATGAACTGGTCAACCTGTGGCGCAAGCTGCGAAGCACGGTGCTGTTCATCACCCACAACATTGAGGAGGCGGTCTACGTTTCCGAGCGCATCCTGGTGCTGTCCAACAAGCCCACCCGCATCAAGGCGGAGGTGAAGGTGGATCTGCCCCGCCCGCGCGACTTCATGGACCCGGAATTCGTGCGCATCCGCGAACACGTCACGAATCTGATCAGATGGTGGTAA
- the ald gene encoding alanine dehydrogenase, whose translation MQVGILKEIKVLENRVAMTPAGVVAMRSHGHSVLVQAGAGEGAGFGDEEYVAAGAVMSDARTIYAECGMVMHVKEPQPSEYGMLRKDQILFTYLHLAADEEQTHSLVAARNVNIAYETIQKADGSLPLLTPMSEVAGRMAIQQAAKYLEIPTGGMGKLMGGVPGVEPAVVVVIGGGTVGINAAKMACGLGATVYLLDKNLDRLRYLSDVMPPNCITMMSGPYAIRKLLPQADVVIGAVLVPGAKAPHLVSRDDLKLMRKGSILVDVAIDQGGCFETSHPTTHADPVYVVDGVSHYCVANIPGAVAMTSTAALTNATLPYALTIADLGWKEACRRHEDIRKGLNVVDGKITYPAVAEAFGLPHAPVEEVL comes from the coding sequence ATGCAGGTCGGCATTCTCAAAGAGATCAAGGTGCTGGAGAACCGCGTGGCCATGACGCCAGCGGGCGTGGTGGCCATGCGGTCGCACGGGCATTCGGTGCTGGTGCAGGCCGGTGCGGGCGAGGGCGCGGGCTTTGGCGATGAGGAATACGTGGCCGCGGGCGCGGTCATGTCCGATGCGCGGACCATCTATGCCGAATGCGGCATGGTCATGCACGTCAAGGAGCCGCAGCCCTCGGAATACGGGATGCTGCGCAAGGACCAGATACTGTTCACCTACCTGCATCTGGCCGCCGACGAGGAGCAGACCCACTCCCTGGTGGCCGCGCGCAACGTGAACATCGCCTACGAAACCATCCAGAAGGCGGACGGCTCGCTGCCGCTGCTCACCCCCATGTCCGAGGTGGCGGGGCGCATGGCCATTCAGCAGGCCGCCAAGTACCTGGAAATACCCACCGGGGGCATGGGCAAGCTGATGGGCGGCGTGCCCGGCGTGGAGCCCGCCGTGGTGGTGGTCATCGGCGGGGGCACCGTGGGCATCAACGCGGCCAAGATGGCCTGCGGCCTGGGCGCCACGGTGTACCTGCTGGACAAGAACCTGGACCGGCTGCGCTACCTCAGCGACGTGATGCCCCCCAACTGCATCACCATGATGTCCGGACCCTACGCCATCCGCAAGCTGCTGCCGCAGGCGGACGTGGTCATCGGCGCGGTGCTGGTGCCCGGCGCCAAGGCGCCCCACCTTGTCAGCCGCGACGACCTGAAACTGATGCGCAAGGGCTCCATCCTGGTGGACGTGGCCATCGACCAGGGCGGCTGCTTCGAAACCTCGCATCCCACCACCCATGCCGACCCGGTGTACGTGGTGGACGGGGTGAGCCACTACTGCGTGGCCAACATACCCGGCGCCGTGGCCATGACCTCGACCGCCGCGCTGACCAACGCCACCCTGCCCTACGCCCTGACCATCGCGGACCTGGGGTGGAAGGAAGCCTGTCGCCGCCACGAGGACATCCGCAAGGGGCTGAACGTGGTGGATGGCAAGATAACCTACCCGGCCGTGGCCGAAGCCTTCGGGCTGCCGCACGCGCCGGTTGAAGAGGTGTTGTAG